In a genomic window of Maricaulis maris MCS10:
- a CDS encoding sulfotransferase family protein, with amino-acid sequence MAKVDLVFRQIDERTRDVALELAIENIQPDAVHVIDDVRPFTECVAQMLRIEHDCDYVVYVDADCLILENIRPFIDNCDAPYVDAYVSDRFRGRLHCGVHITRIDLVRAMAAVEVPEDDLKYVLRPESRLRNLAMKPMGSAKQFRNFDILHDHFQSFHHIFMKYALRELRSRTKIQRQRLTRSMKKWVTNDGEFCDLTMARHAVEYARRMVPDSATPDEVHAFITALPEHAESELAQLGIGAEASFTRDDLTAWLEANSDRVAYGTKADKPKVFGLGLSRTATRSLTAGLQMLGFDCSHYPIDEDTYIEIANAQYDLTLLRYYDGLTDITTIPIYQQLDKQYPGSKFILTVRDKESWLGSVSRHYYNRPAFKDVNDPDEEVHLRMRQFLRATVYGCYNYCPERFSWVYDQHIRSVMDFFKDRPDDLLVLDICSGEGFEKLAPFLDRPIPAEAFPHKGAVLSRRIAEEAAAQKARVA; translated from the coding sequence ATGGCGAAGGTTGACTTGGTATTCCGTCAGATCGACGAGCGCACGCGTGATGTCGCGCTCGAGCTGGCAATCGAGAACATCCAGCCGGATGCGGTGCATGTCATCGATGACGTCCGGCCGTTTACCGAGTGTGTTGCGCAGATGCTGCGGATCGAGCATGATTGCGACTATGTGGTCTATGTCGATGCCGACTGCCTGATCCTCGAAAATATCCGCCCCTTTATCGACAATTGCGATGCGCCCTATGTCGACGCCTATGTCTCGGACCGTTTCCGCGGTCGCTTGCATTGTGGTGTCCATATCACCCGCATCGACCTGGTACGCGCCATGGCAGCGGTCGAGGTGCCGGAGGATGATCTGAAATACGTGCTGCGGCCGGAGTCGCGCCTGCGCAACCTGGCCATGAAGCCGATGGGCTCGGCCAAGCAGTTCCGCAATTTCGACATCCTCCATGACCATTTCCAGTCCTTCCACCACATCTTCATGAAATACGCGCTGCGCGAATTGCGCAGCCGGACCAAGATCCAGAGGCAACGTCTGACCCGGTCTATGAAGAAATGGGTGACCAATGACGGGGAGTTCTGCGACCTGACCATGGCACGCCATGCGGTCGAGTATGCGCGGCGGATGGTTCCGGACAGTGCCACCCCTGACGAGGTCCACGCCTTCATCACGGCACTGCCCGAGCACGCCGAATCCGAGCTGGCCCAGCTGGGAATCGGCGCTGAAGCATCGTTCACGCGGGATGACCTGACAGCCTGGCTCGAGGCCAATTCAGATCGGGTTGCCTATGGCACCAAGGCCGACAAGCCGAAAGTATTCGGGCTGGGCCTGTCACGGACAGCGACGCGGTCCCTGACTGCCGGCCTGCAGATGCTGGGCTTCGATTGCAGCCATTATCCGATAGACGAGGACACCTATATCGAGATTGCCAACGCCCAGTATGACCTGACCCTGCTGCGCTATTATGATGGCCTGACCGATATCACCACGATCCCGATCTATCAGCAGCTCGACAAGCAGTATCCCGGCTCGAAATTCATCCTGACGGTGCGCGACAAGGAAAGTTGGCTGGGTTCGGTGTCCCGGCACTATTACAACCGGCCGGCTTTCAAGGACGTCAACGACCCGGACGAGGAAGTCCACCTGCGGATGCGCCAATTCCTGCGGGCGACCGTTTACGGGTGCTATAATTATTGCCCCGAGCGTTTTTCCTGGGTCTATGACCAACACATCCGCAGTGTGATGGACTTCTTCAAGGACCGGCCCGACGACCTGTTGGTCCTCGACATCTGTTCCGGTGAGGGGTTCGAGAAACTGGCGCCCTTCCTTGATCGGCCGATCCCGGCAGAAGCTTTCCCGCACAAGGGGGCCGTTCTGTCACGCCGGATAGCCGAGGAAGCCGCGGCTCAAAAGGCGCGGGTCGCCTGA
- a CDS encoding sulfotransferase family protein, with protein MHDRSRLSAVMICGAGHSGSTLLGMILGSHTDAFYMGEGGKARYLGDEKKPLRKRVCKICGEDCPVWAGFEWNGVSPLYAQVAAHVGQSVIIDSTKDERWIESRAEEVREGGGTPILLMLSRDGRAVVNSRLRKYPDRDPGEQIQAWIDKMATAQALFDGFDGPKMRVRYEDLAENSAATIKALCRLIGLEYQPGMADFASVEHHVLGGNSGTQFIAARSRFDDPDEAFVSLGSRTRDYYENHSGGIELDLRWKSELKPEHLAMFEQMAATANAPYQWGD; from the coding sequence ATGCATGACCGATCACGGCTGTCGGCCGTCATGATATGTGGAGCCGGGCATTCCGGCTCGACACTGCTGGGTATGATCCTCGGCAGTCATACCGATGCATTTTACATGGGTGAGGGTGGCAAGGCGCGCTATCTCGGTGATGAGAAGAAGCCGCTCCGCAAACGCGTCTGCAAGATCTGCGGCGAGGACTGTCCGGTCTGGGCCGGGTTTGAGTGGAATGGCGTCAGCCCTCTTTATGCGCAGGTGGCCGCCCATGTCGGCCAATCGGTCATCATCGATTCCACCAAGGATGAGCGCTGGATCGAATCGCGCGCTGAAGAGGTTCGCGAGGGCGGTGGCACGCCGATCCTGTTGATGCTCAGCCGGGATGGTCGCGCGGTCGTCAATTCACGCCTGCGCAAATACCCGGACCGTGATCCGGGCGAACAGATCCAGGCCTGGATCGACAAGATGGCGACGGCGCAAGCCCTGTTTGACGGCTTTGACGGCCCCAAGATGCGTGTGCGCTATGAGGACCTGGCCGAGAACAGCGCTGCGACGATCAAGGCCTTGTGCCGGTTGATCGGCCTTGAATACCAGCCCGGCATGGCGGATTTCGCATCGGTCGAGCACCACGTGTTGGGCGGCAATAGTGGCACCCAGTTCATCGCCGCTAGGTCGCGCTTCGATGATCCCGACGAGGCCTTTGTCAGCCTCGGTTCACGAACGCGCGACTATTACGAAAACCATTCCGGCGGGATCGAGCTCGATTTGCGCTGGAAGTCAGAGTTGAAGCCCGAACATCTCGCCATGTTCGAGCAGATGGCTGCGACGGCCAATGCGCCGTACCAGTGGGGGGACTGA
- a CDS encoding c-type cytochrome yields the protein MAADDAVMGAIVQTVILDSLGEAYASADLANGARQFRRCQSCHTLDAGGRHTVGPNLHRIIGRPAAIADRFSFSSQLEDAGLTWDLETLDAWIANPRALVPGNRMSFVGLRNPEDRRDLIAYIAVESAVE from the coding sequence GTGGCCGCCGACGACGCCGTAATGGGCGCGATTGTCCAGACCGTCATTCTGGACAGTTTGGGTGAAGCATACGCCTCTGCCGATCTCGCAAACGGCGCGCGGCAGTTCCGGCGCTGTCAGTCCTGCCACACGCTCGATGCAGGCGGTCGCCACACTGTTGGGCCCAACCTGCATAGGATTATCGGCCGCCCGGCCGCAATTGCAGACCGGTTCAGCTTTTCCAGCCAGTTGGAGGACGCCGGACTAACCTGGGACCTGGAAACGCTGGACGCCTGGATCGCCAACCCGCGGGCGCTTGTGCCCGGCAATCGCATGAGTTTTGTCGGTCTTCGTAACCCCGAGGATCGCCGCGACTTGATAGCCTACATTGCGGTCGAATCCGCCGTAGAATAA
- a CDS encoding class II aldolase/adducin family protein, whose translation MDDQANISVKDQVSAEEWKARCDLAALYRLVRMHGWDDLFFTHISMRVPGPDEHFLLNPFGLLYEDVTASNLVKVDLDGNVLPPSQFGINPAGFVIHSAIHAARHDVAVALHLHSDAGVAVAAQKGGLRPISQLAMNVFNDVSYHDYEGIALESEEKERLVADLGEKNLMILRNHGTLSVGDHPFSAYIRIYLLERACRIQVMAQAGGDLIEWDEKMQDRVFGQSGEIASNDFFKEIAWAAIMDRVRRESPGFDV comes from the coding sequence ATGGACGATCAAGCAAATATCTCGGTCAAGGATCAGGTTTCGGCCGAGGAATGGAAGGCTCGTTGCGATCTGGCAGCGCTCTACCGTCTCGTGCGCATGCATGGCTGGGACGATCTCTTTTTCACACATATTTCTATGCGCGTTCCGGGGCCTGACGAGCATTTCCTGCTCAACCCGTTCGGGCTGCTCTATGAGGATGTGACGGCGTCCAACCTCGTGAAGGTCGACCTGGACGGCAATGTGCTGCCGCCATCACAATTCGGGATCAATCCGGCCGGGTTCGTGATCCATTCGGCGATCCACGCGGCCCGCCATGACGTGGCCGTGGCGCTTCATCTGCATTCGGATGCCGGTGTGGCCGTGGCCGCCCAGAAGGGTGGATTGCGGCCAATCTCCCAACTGGCGATGAATGTCTTCAATGATGTGAGTTATCACGACTACGAAGGTATTGCGCTGGAATCGGAAGAGAAAGAGCGCCTTGTAGCCGATCTTGGCGAGAAAAATCTGATGATCCTGCGCAACCATGGGACGTTGTCGGTTGGCGATCACCCGTTTAGCGCGTATATTCGTATCTATCTACTGGAGCGTGCCTGCCGAATTCAGGTCATGGCCCAGGCGGGTGGAGATCTGATCGAATGGGACGAGAAGATGCAGGACCGCGTCTTCGGGCAATCCGGGGAGATCGCGTCAAACGACTTCTTCAAGGAAATCGCCTGGGCGGCCATCATGGATCGCGTCCGTCGGGAAAGCCCCGGCTTCGACGTCTGA
- the egtB gene encoding ergothioneine biosynthesis protein EgtB, which translates to MRPVSVAARFSGVREATQLLVADLGVEDMVIQSMPDVSPTKWHLAHTTWFWETFLLRSQLAGYREYSGEFNYLFNSYYNGIGARHARSERGLLSRPTLAEVMAYRAHVDEAMSRLLMLDHIAENTAIQDLVELGLAHEQQHQELILTDIKHVLSRHPFAPAAFATPTDPGITADDGPCGWVEFDGGVVETGTDGGRFHFDNEGPKHQSILTPFALADRLVSNRDYRAFIEDGGYRTAGLWLSDGWAKVQAQGWAAPLYWRDGDGGPEIFTLHGQQSLDLDAPVVHLSYYEASAFAEWSGARLPDEREWEVGASTRRSVDGRFCSPGRSAHPGATPMHRSAGAGLRQVFGDAWEWTRSAYSPYPRYRPAPGAVGEYNGKFMCGQFVLRGGSCATQPGHVRPSYRNFFPPEARWQFSGLRLAKDI; encoded by the coding sequence ATGCGACCGGTGTCAGTTGCGGCACGCTTTTCGGGTGTGCGCGAGGCAACGCAATTACTGGTGGCGGACCTCGGTGTGGAGGACATGGTCATCCAGTCCATGCCGGATGTCAGTCCGACCAAATGGCACCTGGCTCACACCACCTGGTTCTGGGAGACGTTCCTGCTGCGGTCCCAGCTTGCCGGGTATCGGGAATATTCGGGCGAATTCAATTACCTGTTCAATTCTTACTACAACGGGATCGGGGCCCGCCATGCCCGGTCGGAACGCGGTTTGCTCAGCCGTCCGACGCTGGCGGAAGTCATGGCCTATCGGGCCCATGTCGACGAGGCGATGTCGCGTTTACTGATGCTTGACCATATCGCTGAAAACACGGCGATCCAGGACCTGGTCGAACTGGGTCTGGCCCACGAACAGCAGCACCAGGAACTGATCCTGACCGACATCAAGCATGTGCTGTCTCGCCATCCGTTCGCGCCCGCGGCCTTTGCCACGCCCACAGATCCGGGAATAACGGCAGATGATGGCCCGTGCGGCTGGGTGGAGTTCGACGGCGGCGTGGTCGAAACCGGCACGGATGGTGGTCGCTTCCACTTCGACAATGAAGGCCCGAAACATCAGTCCATACTGACCCCCTTTGCCCTGGCGGACCGCCTGGTCAGCAATCGAGACTACCGCGCCTTCATCGAGGATGGCGGCTATCGGACAGCCGGACTCTGGCTGTCGGACGGTTGGGCCAAGGTTCAGGCCCAAGGCTGGGCGGCGCCGCTGTATTGGCGGGACGGTGACGGTGGCCCGGAAATATTCACCCTGCATGGGCAGCAGTCACTCGATCTGGACGCTCCGGTTGTCCATCTCAGCTATTATGAGGCCAGTGCTTTCGCCGAATGGAGCGGTGCGCGGCTGCCGGACGAGCGGGAGTGGGAAGTCGGCGCGTCGACGCGGCGGTCGGTCGATGGGCGATTCTGTTCGCCCGGTCGGTCGGCCCATCCCGGAGCGACCCCAATGCATCGAAGCGCCGGGGCCGGGCTGCGACAGGTATTCGGTGACGCCTGGGAATGGACACGGTCAGCCTATTCCCCCTATCCGCGCTACCGACCGGCACCCGGTGCTGTCGGGGAATACAATGGTAAGTTCATGTGCGGGCAGTTTGTCTTGCGCGGCGGCTCGTGTGCCACCCAGCCGGGCCATGTGCGGCCCAGTTATCGCAACTTCTTTCCGCCGGAGGCGCGATGGCAGTTTTCCGGCCTGCGCCTGGCAAAGGACATTTGA
- a CDS encoding DUF2336 domain-containing protein: MAANPAQALHLLAAVRDPAKRQQLALGVTEMCVAHPLSPGAEPIAGDLLITLTSKSDLDTKIAMAQKLADCEWAPHSAIKHLAFDQIEISAIIIEKSDLLTQKDMIELAETGSIEHRRHLAMRANLCLPVTDQLAKPGEPIVLRALANNDTAEISENTLEVCLHVAREHPKLREALARRHDLSTDYATQLCIMMPDNWREELYRRFGLDKGKVESLAVEAALGATPEDVDKAAAREVQDARDAGELSGRFAMDALKAGKEAVFDHAIAALCSIKASQWRVALAMSGVRAAAMACQAAQLERTAYPIIHKTLQRSGRIHQALEGDAMAAAANVFRMYGPEKAAKVLRQMGTRA; this comes from the coding sequence ATGGCTGCCAATCCTGCCCAAGCACTTCACCTCCTCGCCGCCGTGCGAGATCCCGCGAAACGCCAGCAACTTGCACTGGGCGTCACGGAGATGTGTGTCGCGCATCCACTTTCACCAGGTGCCGAACCGATCGCGGGCGATTTGCTGATCACCCTGACCAGCAAGTCGGATCTCGACACCAAGATTGCGATGGCGCAAAAGCTGGCTGACTGCGAATGGGCGCCACACTCCGCTATCAAGCACCTGGCCTTCGACCAGATCGAGATTTCGGCGATCATCATCGAGAAGAGCGATCTGCTCACCCAGAAGGACATGATCGAACTGGCCGAAACCGGATCGATCGAGCACCGTCGTCATCTTGCCATGCGCGCCAATCTTTGCCTGCCGGTCACCGATCAACTCGCCAAGCCCGGCGAGCCGATCGTCCTGCGCGCCCTGGCCAATAACGACACCGCCGAGATTTCAGAGAACACGCTGGAGGTCTGCCTCCATGTCGCTCGCGAGCACCCCAAGCTGCGCGAGGCCCTGGCCCGGCGTCACGACCTGTCCACCGACTATGCGACACAATTGTGCATCATGATGCCGGACAACTGGCGTGAAGAGCTCTATCGCCGCTTTGGCCTGGACAAGGGCAAGGTTGAATCCCTGGCCGTCGAAGCGGCATTGGGAGCGACCCCCGAGGATGTCGACAAGGCGGCAGCGCGCGAAGTGCAGGATGCCCGCGACGCCGGCGAACTCAGCGGACGGTTTGCGATGGACGCCCTGAAGGCCGGCAAGGAAGCTGTTTTCGATCACGCCATCGCCGCCCTGTGCAGCATCAAGGCCTCGCAGTGGCGTGTGGCACTGGCCATGAGCGGCGTGCGCGCTGCGGCCATGGCCTGTCAGGCTGCACAGCTGGAGCGGACCGCCTACCCGATTATCCACAAGACCCTCCAACGGTCCGGCCGCATTCATCAGGCCCTGGAAGGTGACGCGATGGCAGCGGCCGCCAACGTCTTTCGCATGTACGGGCCGGAAAAAGCGGCCAAGGTCTTGCGTCAGATGGGTACGAGGGCTTGA
- a CDS encoding NAD kinase produces MTASLAFLASPRPEAKAAKARLENLYGNVPVEEAEIIVALGGDGLMLDALHRSIKTGARVYGMNFGSVGFLMNEFREDGLTERLARAERARIHPLRAIGEDIHCKPFEALAINEVSLLRETRQTAKIKITIDGKSRMSELQSDGVLVATPAGSTAYNLSAHGPILPLDSTVLALTPISAFRPRRWRGALLPRNVRVGFEIVEPSLRPVSAVADNQEFREIARVDVVEAHDVTLTMLFDPGRDLAERILVEQFEN; encoded by the coding sequence ATCACCGCCTCTCTTGCCTTTCTAGCCAGCCCCCGTCCGGAGGCGAAAGCCGCCAAGGCGCGCCTCGAGAACCTGTACGGAAACGTCCCGGTCGAGGAAGCCGAGATCATCGTCGCGCTTGGCGGTGACGGGCTGATGCTGGATGCCCTGCACCGGTCCATCAAGACCGGCGCCCGGGTCTATGGCATGAATTTCGGATCGGTCGGCTTCCTGATGAACGAGTTCCGCGAAGACGGGCTGACCGAACGCCTGGCTCGCGCCGAACGGGCTCGCATCCATCCCTTGCGTGCGATCGGCGAGGACATTCACTGCAAACCTTTCGAAGCGCTGGCGATCAACGAGGTCTCCCTGCTGCGTGAGACCCGGCAGACCGCCAAGATCAAGATCACCATTGATGGCAAGAGCCGCATGTCGGAACTTCAGTCGGATGGCGTGCTGGTCGCAACTCCCGCCGGGTCAACCGCCTACAATCTGTCGGCGCACGGCCCCATCCTGCCGCTCGATTCGACCGTGCTGGCGCTGACCCCGATCAGCGCCTTCCGGCCCCGCCGCTGGCGCGGCGCACTGCTGCCCCGCAATGTCCGCGTCGGATTCGAAATCGTCGAACCTTCCTTGCGCCCGGTCTCGGCCGTCGCCGACAATCAGGAATTCCGGGAAATTGCGCGGGTCGATGTCGTGGAAGCCCACGACGTCACACTGACCATGCTTTTCGATCCGGGCCGTGACCTCGCCGAACGCATTCTGGTCGAGCAGTTCGAAAACTGA
- a CDS encoding response regulator translates to MSTDALTDTLSRMTILLVDDSAALRGALRVSLQAFGCNRVVEVDTVERALETLRIKPIDLVITDWKMKPRDGIDLVRTLRDRHSGLPPRLPVVMLSAYTADERIRQARQTGVDAFLTKPFTATSLAQTLRETLGADTHTRIGADSAPIATAS, encoded by the coding sequence ATGAGCACTGACGCCCTGACCGATACTTTGTCCCGCATGACCATCCTGCTGGTGGATGACAGCGCTGCCTTGCGTGGCGCGCTGCGCGTATCGCTGCAAGCTTTCGGCTGCAATCGCGTGGTCGAGGTGGATACCGTCGAACGGGCGCTGGAAACCCTGCGGATCAAGCCGATCGATCTCGTCATCACAGACTGGAAGATGAAACCCCGCGACGGCATCGATCTCGTCCGCACCTTGCGCGACCGCCACTCCGGTCTGCCGCCTCGCCTGCCGGTCGTGATGCTGTCCGCCTATACTGCCGATGAGCGCATCCGCCAGGCCCGTCAGACCGGGGTCGACGCGTTCCTGACCAAACCTTTCACTGCGACCAGCCTCGCCCAGACTTTGCGCGAGACGCTCGGTGCCGACACCCATACCCGTATCGGAGCAGATTCCGCCCCGATCGCGACTGCCAGCTAG